The Montipora capricornis isolate CH-2021 chromosome 3, ASM3666992v2, whole genome shotgun sequence genome window below encodes:
- the LOC138042386 gene encoding restin homolog, with protein sequence MGAEVELHRLVDLALRSPDAGVVNFNHLHTLLHAILNHIGLNYKTLSGAINLPLASSNGNEKPSRFQSERSKAEEKDVTEQYNSNPGDTSEQPFGHNIALSDQERRNFASLQTKQEDLEKKIQELEDRLKIFDHPHSNKYIIEQEQQLKQLNQYEGSAQNDLSGMWQLMKFNKRLQATEDAIDRIMAILNEFLGSDGKAISGLKSDLEDVANELKNLKGNLFGPETEGGDNSRQRLMAKMLGGNDATSRLRSLEEQLKTFVRKDELGLYVKWPALEEAMNIKKTDLEKRHSNVLNVWKSTDVSSDLAEKENIASTELVDKGNEESDTESDGRAQTAPLPSTLHTPIPTPDCPKTAFTQSTQVNVEELHPSVGYPSAEMVECLRQISELSDKHSKVEKHLTTVTESQHVIAGTLSKVEQALPQKVSKEDLNIPDDLQEQLAMLKQGLEYLNTNRDSVALAEVKNMSSSNKEHIEGIKRELAAIARLNKQNFMAGVVTQSPGIDSSVLDAIRDHLTELQSEHEKLGLTTDRQHSELLEDLNRKQEHIEALYRYVEKLQESKADKDNVAMEMDIKADKAALDSKVNVSTFDNSFNILDEGLREAFQKMDDYMNEELALKQALKQLSDDMSEKMDGQAFQALKNYLEKRIADVQKSRSLIAAETKMGFADAAGFRKPIRFNCISCSRPVELPLRGPLQAQLPAARGVRTKRSKGPYLSYEMDQIRQHQRGHYGGAKVEKALSDIISGRPCGGSHTIIYHPSKRRSKTTQLSQVPGARDEPSDGPNWGRELSVIDMLKGSDGHLYKGRFRQTIPPIPKSSQSTPRECESSLSREESLGTSTQSTSRPSSPRNPAVGEAVDTQPVNVQSHSSPSLRTRMKQIVERHGSDSPPNPIPAPSPPTLRETESWKALLKQQRQAEDTHSKLFIPTAPRPSPVGARENEDTDHRGTGDDKEDVTSLQDKETPTNFGVKVD encoded by the exons ATGGGAGCCGAAGTGGAGTTGCATCGACTTGTGGATTTGGCGTTGCGTTCACCCGATGCTGGGGTGGTGAATTTCAATCATCTACATACGCTTCTGCACGCTATTTTGAATCACATCGGTTTGAACTACAAAACGCTCAGTGGAGCTATAAACTTGCCACTTGCTTCCTCTAATGGGAACGAAAAACCCTCACGCTTTCAATCTGAGCGCTCAAAGGCAGAAGAAAAAGATGTCACAGAGCAATATAACTCAAATCCAGGAGACACCTCGGAGCAACCCTTTGGTCACAACATTGCTCTTTCGGACCAAGAAAGGCGCAATTTCGCGAG TTTGCAGACGAAGCAAGAAgacctggagaaaaaaattcaagaacttgagGACAGATTGAAGATTTTTGATCATCCGCATTCTAATAAATACATAATTGAACAAGAACAACAGTTAAAACAACTGAACCAATATGAAGGGAGTGCTCAAAATGATCTCTCTGGAATGTGGCAGCTTATGAAGTTTAATAAGCGACTCCAAGCTACAGAGGATGCCATTGACAGAATAATGGCAATTTTGAATGAATTCCTTGGAAGTGATGGAAAAGCAATTAGTGGGCTTAAAAGTGACTTGGAGGATGTTGCAAATGAACTTAAGAATCTCAAGGGTAATTTATTTGGTCCAGAAACAGAAGGAGGTGACAATTCTAGGCAGAGATTGATGGCCAAAATGTTAGGAGGCAATGATGCCACATCACGTTTAAGGTCATTAGAAGAGCAGTTGAAGACATTTGTCAGAAAAGATGAGTTGGGATTGTATGTAAAATGGCCTGCTTTGGAAGAGGCTATGAACATAAAGAAAACTGATCTTGAGAAGAGACACAGCAATGTACTTAATGTATGGAAGTCGACAGATGTGTCATCTGACctggcagaaaaagaaaatatagcaTCTACGGAACTGGTTGATAAAGGAAATGAAGAATCTGACACTGAGTCAGATGGTCGAGCACAGACAGCCCCATTACCATCCACATTACATACACCCATTCCAACCCCAGACTGCCCCAAGACTGCTTTCACACAAAGCACACAG GTCAATGTTGAAGAGTTACATCCCTCTGTGGGCTATCCTTCTGCAGAGATGGTGGAATGTCTGAGGCAAATTAGTGAACTATCTGATAAGCATAGCAAGGTGGAAAAGCACTTGACCACTGTAACAGAATCACAACATGTAATAGCTGGAACCTTATCCAAAGTTGAACAAGCACTGCCGCAGAAAGTTAGCAAGGAAGACTTGAATATTCCTGATGACTTGCAAGAACAACTGGCTATGCTTAAACAAG GTTTGGAATACCTAAATACAAACCGAGACTCAGTTGCTTTGGCGGAAGTAAAGAACATGTCCTCAAGTAACAAAGAGCACATAGAGGGAATCAAACGGGAGCTTGCCGCCATAGCCCGGCTGAATAAGCAAAATTTCATGGCTGGCGTTGTCACCCAATCACCAGGAATTGACAGCAGCGTGCTAGATGCCATAAGGGATCACTTGACTGAACTACAAAGTGAACATGAAAAGCTGGGACTGACAACAGACAGGCAGCATTCGGAGCTACTGGAAGATCTTAACAGGAAACAG GAACACATTGAAGCACTCTACCGCTACGTTGAAAAACTTCAGGAGAGCAAAGCTGACAAAGATAATGTTGCTATGGAGATGGACATTAAAGCGGACAAGGCGGCCTTGGACAGCAAAGTAAATGTGTCAACATTTGATAACTCATTCAACATATTGGATGAGGGATTGAGAGAAGCCTTCCAGAAAATGGATGACTACATGAACGAGGAATTGGCCTTAAAACAAGCACTGAAGCAACTGTCTGACGATATGTCAGAAAAAATGGATGGGCAGGCTTTTCAGGCACTCAAGAATTATCTAG AGAAACGTATTGCTGATGTGCAAAAATCCCGAAGTCTCATTGCTGCTGAGACAAAAATGGGTTTTGCCGATGCAGCTGGATTTCGTAAGCCGATCAGGTTTAATTGCATCTCGTGTAGCCGGCCTGTGGAACTTCCCCTAAGGGGGCCTCTCCAGGCTCAGCTACCAGCTGCGAGGGGAGTACGGACAAAGAGATCCAAAGGACCGTATTTGTCCTATGAAATGGACCAG ATTCGACAGCATCAACGTGGTCATTATGGTGGTGCCAAAGTGGAAAAGGCCTTAAGTGATATCATTTCCGGCCGGCCGTGCGGAGGAAGCCACACGATCATTTATCACCCAAGCAAAAGACGAAGCAAAACAACTCAGCTAAGTCAAGTCCCAGGAG cGCGCGACGAGCCATCAGATGGCCCAAACTGGGGAAGGGAACTCTCAGTCATTGACATGTTAAAAGGCAGCGATGGTCATCTTTACAAAGGACGCTTTAGGCAG ACGATCCCACCCATTCCGAAAAGTTCTCAATCTACTCCTCGCGAGTGTGAATCATCGCTTTCAAGGGAAGAGTCACTTGGGACATCTACTCAATCAACCTCAAGACCCAGTTCACCGAGAAACCCAGCAGTTGGAGAG GCGGTGGATACTCAGCCAGTGAATGTCCAATCGCACAGCAGCCCGTCTCTAAGGACACGAATGAAGCAAATCGTAGAACGTCACGGCTCGGACTCACCACCTAACCCAATCCCTGCGCCGTCGCCTCCGACCTTACGGGAGACTGAGTCATGGAAAGCCTTGCTGAAGCAGCAAAGACAAGCAGAG GACACTCATTCGAAGCTTTTTATCCCGACCGCGCCGAGGCCCTCCCCTGTTGGGGCGAGAGAAAACGAAGATACGGATCACAGAGGGACTGGGGATGATAAG GAGGATGTCACATCTCTTCAAGACAAGGAGACGCCTACTAATTTTGGTGTTAAAGTGGATTAA